From a region of the Geothrix sp. 21YS21S-2 genome:
- the accB gene encoding acetyl-CoA carboxylase biotin carboxyl carrier protein, translating into MSPAKKPAPPRALPAKAPSGALALGLEDIKALIGLVAREHIDEFEMETGGVKFRIRKGGAPAPVPPPPSTVPVMPLAAMPTHTLVAPAQPAAEEKPEDPGIHFITSPIVGTYYRSPTPNGPSYVQPGDYVKPGQTLCIVEAMKLMNEIECDVAGEVVAVLVENGQPVEYGERLFAVRVR; encoded by the coding sequence ATGAGTCCTGCCAAGAAACCCGCTCCCCCCCGCGCCCTCCCCGCCAAGGCTCCCTCCGGAGCCCTCGCCCTGGGCCTGGAGGACATCAAGGCCCTCATCGGCCTGGTGGCCCGGGAACACATCGACGAATTCGAGATGGAGACGGGTGGCGTGAAGTTCCGCATCCGCAAGGGCGGCGCCCCCGCCCCCGTCCCGCCCCCGCCTTCCACGGTTCCCGTCATGCCCCTGGCGGCCATGCCCACCCACACCCTGGTGGCCCCGGCCCAGCCCGCGGCGGAGGAGAAGCCGGAGGATCCCGGCATCCACTTCATCACCAGCCCCATCGTGGGCACCTACTACCGCAGCCCCACGCCCAACGGCCCCAGCTACGTGCAGCCCGGGGACTACGTGAAGCCCGGCCAGACCCTCTGCATCGTCGAGGCCATGAAGCTCATGAACGAGATCGAGTGCGACGTGGCCGGCGAGGTGGTGGCGGTCCTGGTGGAGAACGGCCAGCCTGTGGAGTACGGCGAGCGGCTCTTCGCCGTTCGGGTGCGCTAG
- the accC gene encoding acetyl-CoA carboxylase biotin carboxylase subunit, with the protein MSPVKRATPNRKPAVKNGEPPFRKILIANRGEIALRVIFACKELGIQTVAVYSEADRNALHVRFADEDICIGPPPSGKSYLNIPQVIAAAEVTGAEAIHPGYGFLSENPHFVDVCQACGIVFIGPNAEIIRTMGNKAQAKATMLAAGVPLMPGSDGIVETVEDALAWGEKIGYPVIVKASAGGGGRGMRIVNSPDEMSDMYNTARTEAKAAFTDDSVYMEKYLLEPRHIEVQILGDLFGNIIHLGERECSIQRRHQKLIEESPSPALTPELRKRIHDTAVRAARAVGYFNAGTIEFLLDARGDFFFMEMNTRVQVEHPITELVSGVDIVKEQIRIAAGRKLSYAQEDIVLRGAAIECRINAEDPWKFTPCPGRITALHFPGGPGIRMDTAMHQDAVIPPYYDSMVAKLIAYGNDRTEALARMRRALDTIVVEGIKTTSPLHRRIMDHPDFIKGEFSTKWLEVFLAQLEKERAEEA; encoded by the coding sequence ATGAGCCCCGTCAAGCGCGCGACCCCCAACCGCAAGCCCGCCGTCAAGAACGGCGAGCCGCCCTTCCGCAAGATCCTCATCGCCAACCGCGGGGAGATCGCCCTCCGGGTGATCTTCGCCTGCAAGGAACTCGGCATCCAGACGGTGGCCGTGTACTCCGAGGCCGACCGCAACGCCCTGCACGTGCGGTTCGCCGACGAGGACATCTGCATCGGCCCGCCCCCGAGCGGGAAGTCCTACCTGAACATCCCCCAGGTCATCGCGGCCGCCGAAGTCACCGGCGCCGAGGCCATCCACCCGGGCTACGGCTTCCTCAGCGAGAACCCGCACTTCGTGGACGTGTGCCAGGCCTGCGGCATCGTGTTCATCGGCCCCAACGCCGAGATCATCCGCACCATGGGCAACAAGGCCCAGGCCAAGGCCACCATGCTGGCCGCGGGCGTGCCCCTCATGCCCGGCAGCGACGGCATCGTGGAGACGGTGGAGGACGCCCTGGCCTGGGGCGAGAAGATCGGCTACCCCGTCATCGTCAAGGCCAGCGCCGGCGGCGGCGGCCGGGGCATGCGCATCGTCAACTCCCCCGACGAGATGTCGGACATGTACAACACCGCCCGCACCGAGGCCAAGGCCGCCTTCACGGACGACTCGGTGTACATGGAGAAGTACCTCCTGGAGCCCCGCCACATCGAGGTCCAGATTCTCGGCGACCTCTTCGGCAACATCATCCACCTGGGCGAGCGGGAGTGCTCCATCCAGCGCCGGCACCAGAAGCTGATCGAGGAGAGCCCCAGCCCTGCGCTCACGCCCGAGCTGCGCAAGCGCATCCACGACACCGCGGTGCGCGCCGCCAGGGCCGTGGGGTACTTCAACGCCGGCACCATCGAGTTCCTGCTGGACGCGCGGGGCGACTTCTTCTTCATGGAGATGAACACCCGCGTCCAGGTGGAGCACCCCATCACCGAGCTGGTCTCGGGCGTGGACATCGTCAAGGAGCAGATCCGCATCGCCGCGGGCCGCAAGCTCTCCTACGCCCAGGAGGACATCGTCCTGCGGGGCGCGGCCATCGAGTGCCGCATCAACGCCGAGGACCCCTGGAAGTTCACCCCCTGCCCCGGCCGCATCACCGCGCTCCATTTCCCCGGCGGTCCCGGCATCCGCATGGACACCGCCATGCACCAGGACGCGGTCATCCCGCCCTACTACGACTCCATGGTCGCCAAGCTCATCGCCTACGGCAACGACCGCACCGAGGCCCTGGCCCGCATGCGCCGCGCCCTGGACACCATCGTCGTGGAGGGCATCAAGACCACCAGCCCCCTCCACCGCCGCATCATGGACCACCCGGACTTCATCAAGGGCGAGTTCTCCACCAAGTGGCTGGAAGTGTTCCTGGCCCAGCTGGAGAAGGAACGGGCCGAAGAAGCCTGA
- the ribH gene encoding 6,7-dimethyl-8-ribityllumazine synthase has protein sequence MGIFEGQLRVEKGDRFALVAARFNEFIVDRLIGGATDCILRHGGSEAQIDLIRVPGAFELPQVARKVAQTGNYAGIVVLGAVIRGGTPHFDMIANEVTKGTAQVGLEAGIPVIFGVLTTDSVEQAIDRAGTKMGNKGWEAAMTLLESVDLFRALPGPRKGTK, from the coding sequence ATGGGGATCTTTGAGGGCCAGCTACGTGTGGAAAAGGGCGACCGGTTCGCTCTCGTTGCCGCACGTTTTAATGAATTCATCGTGGACCGGTTGATAGGCGGCGCCACGGACTGCATCCTCCGGCACGGGGGAAGCGAGGCCCAGATCGACCTCATCCGGGTTCCGGGGGCCTTCGAGCTGCCCCAGGTGGCCAGGAAGGTTGCCCAGACCGGCAACTACGCCGGCATCGTGGTCCTGGGCGCGGTCATCCGCGGCGGGACGCCCCATTTCGACATGATCGCCAACGAGGTCACCAAGGGCACCGCCCAGGTGGGCCTGGAGGCGGGCATCCCGGTCATCTTCGGCGTGCTCACCACCGATTCGGTGGAGCAGGCCATCGACCGCGCCGGCACCAAGATGGGCAACAAGGGCTGGGAAGCAGCCATGACGCTCCTGGAATCCGTGGATCTCTTCCGCGCCCTTCCGGGACCCAGGAAGGGGACGAAGTAA
- a CDS encoding agmatine/peptidylarginine deiminase, with protein MIRMPAEWEPHAATWLAWPHNRMDWPGKFAAIPFVFAEIIRHLGRRERVEILVRDAAMEARARGVLDRAGALSDNVRFHALPTDRIWLRDSGCCFVKDGEALGAVKWRFNAWAKYDNFELDDKVGTFMARAAGVKARRAAMVLEGGSIDVNGRGTLLTTEECLLSNVQERNPGLGREGYEKAFAEHLGIRKVIWLGDGIKGDDTHGHVDDLSRFVGERTVVTVVEPRKDDPNHAPLQENLRRLRAATDQDGRPLEVVELPLPGPLSYRGIRLPASYGNFYVANGLVLVPVFNDPNDRVALDLIASLFPDREVVGIYSGDFIWGFGAMHCMTQQQPA; from the coding sequence ATGATCCGAATGCCCGCAGAATGGGAGCCCCATGCCGCGACCTGGCTGGCCTGGCCCCACAACCGCATGGACTGGCCCGGCAAGTTCGCCGCCATCCCCTTCGTGTTCGCCGAGATCATCCGCCACCTGGGAAGGCGCGAGCGGGTGGAGATCCTGGTGCGGGACGCGGCGATGGAGGCCCGGGCCCGGGGCGTCCTGGACCGGGCCGGGGCCCTCTCGGACAACGTGCGCTTCCACGCCCTGCCCACCGACCGCATCTGGCTGCGGGACTCCGGGTGCTGCTTCGTCAAGGACGGGGAAGCGCTGGGCGCCGTGAAGTGGCGCTTCAACGCCTGGGCCAAGTACGACAACTTCGAGCTGGACGACAAGGTGGGGACCTTCATGGCCCGCGCCGCGGGCGTGAAGGCCCGGCGCGCCGCGATGGTCCTGGAGGGCGGCAGCATCGACGTGAACGGCCGGGGCACGCTGCTCACCACCGAGGAGTGCCTGCTCAGCAACGTGCAGGAGCGCAACCCGGGGCTGGGCCGCGAAGGCTACGAGAAGGCCTTCGCAGAGCACCTGGGCATCCGCAAGGTGATCTGGCTGGGCGACGGCATCAAGGGCGACGACACCCACGGCCACGTGGACGACCTCTCCCGGTTCGTGGGGGAGCGCACCGTCGTCACGGTGGTGGAGCCCCGGAAGGACGACCCCAACCACGCCCCGCTCCAGGAGAACCTGCGCCGCCTCAGGGCCGCCACGGACCAGGACGGGCGGCCCCTGGAGGTGGTGGAGCTGCCCCTGCCCGGGCCCCTCTCCTACCGCGGCATCCGGCTCCCGGCGAGCTACGGGAACTTCTACGTCGCCAACGGCCTCGTGCTGGTGCCGGTCTTCAACGACCCCAACGACCGGGTCGCGCTGGACCTCATCGCCTCCCTCTTCCCTGACCGGGAGGTGGTGGGCATCTACAGCGGCGACTTCATCTGGGGCTTCGGCGCCATGCACTGCATGACCCAGCAGCAGCCGGCCTGA
- a CDS encoding carbon-nitrogen hydrolase, which yields MACGPEPEENLRRAAAFVVEAASRGAQVVCLPELFQTQYFCQREDIALFDLAESIPGPATDLLGEVARTCGVVILASLFERRAAGLYHNTLAVLETDGAIKGLYRKMHIPDDPLYYEKFYFTPGDLGFKAHDTTFGRLGTLVCWDQWYPEGARLTAMMGASVLFYPTAIGWHPAEKAEYGESQYDAWRTIQRGHAIANGVFVAGVNRVGFETGNIRGDEAPGQGLEFWGGSFLADPFGRILAQASHDKEEILIGDIDLELLETTRRNWPFLRDRRIDAYGDLPRRYLD from the coding sequence ATGGCCTGCGGGCCCGAGCCGGAGGAGAACCTCCGCCGGGCCGCGGCCTTCGTGGTGGAGGCGGCCTCCCGGGGCGCCCAGGTGGTGTGCCTGCCCGAGCTCTTCCAGACCCAATACTTCTGCCAGCGGGAGGACATCGCGCTGTTCGACCTGGCCGAGAGCATCCCGGGGCCGGCCACGGACCTGCTGGGCGAAGTGGCCCGCACGTGCGGCGTGGTGATCCTCGCCTCGCTCTTCGAACGCAGGGCCGCGGGGCTCTACCACAACACCCTGGCGGTGCTGGAGACCGACGGCGCCATCAAGGGCCTCTACCGCAAGATGCACATCCCCGACGACCCGCTCTACTACGAGAAGTTCTATTTCACCCCGGGGGATCTCGGCTTCAAGGCCCACGACACCACCTTCGGCAGGCTGGGGACCCTGGTGTGCTGGGACCAGTGGTATCCCGAGGGGGCCCGGCTCACGGCCATGATGGGGGCGTCCGTCCTCTTCTACCCCACGGCCATCGGCTGGCACCCCGCGGAAAAGGCGGAATACGGCGAATCGCAGTACGACGCCTGGCGCACCATCCAGCGGGGCCACGCCATCGCCAACGGCGTGTTCGTGGCCGGCGTGAACCGGGTCGGCTTCGAGACCGGCAACATCCGCGGGGACGAGGCCCCGGGCCAGGGGCTGGAGTTCTGGGGCGGCTCCTTCCTGGCCGACCCCTTCGGGCGCATCCTCGCCCAGGCCAGCCACGACAAGGAGGAGATCCTCATCGGCGACATCGACCTGGAGCTGCTGGAGACCACCCGGCGCAACTGGCCCTTCCTGCGGGACCGCCGCATCGACGCCTACGGGGACCTGCCCCGAAGGTATCTGGACTGA
- the nusB gene encoding transcription antitermination factor NusB: MGVRRRGREYALQMLYAMDLTDYLPDEVFAGFNAIQDLNRDAFYYARRLVDGVHGHLEEIDAVLTRFAEHWKIHRMAVVDRNLLRLGVYELMFLKEIPFPIVINEALEIVKEFSDQEGTQFVNGILDAASKEFRPDETGLKGRSRKAAVLAETPDEPPSVD; encoded by the coding sequence ATGGGTGTTCGCAGGCGGGGGCGCGAATACGCCCTCCAGATGCTCTATGCCATGGATCTCACGGACTACCTCCCCGACGAGGTGTTCGCGGGCTTCAACGCCATCCAGGACCTGAACCGGGACGCGTTCTACTACGCCCGGCGCCTGGTTGACGGGGTGCACGGGCACCTGGAGGAGATCGACGCCGTCCTCACCCGCTTCGCCGAGCACTGGAAGATCCACCGCATGGCCGTGGTGGACCGCAACCTCCTGCGCCTCGGGGTCTACGAGCTCATGTTCCTGAAGGAGATACCCTTCCCCATCGTCATCAACGAGGCGCTGGAGATCGTGAAGGAATTCAGCGACCAGGAGGGAACCCAGTTCGTGAACGGGATCCTGGACGCCGCCAGCAAGGAATTCCGGCCCGACGAGACCGGCCTGAAGGGACGCTCCCGCAAGGCCGCCGTCCTCGCGGAAACCCCGGACGAACCCCCGAGCGTCGACTGA